One part of the Vicia villosa cultivar HV-30 ecotype Madison, WI linkage group LG6, Vvil1.0, whole genome shotgun sequence genome encodes these proteins:
- the LOC131611274 gene encoding protein GLUTAMINE DUMPER 6-like — translation MRPISSVSSTTSPTNVIKIWKSPIPYLFGGLALMLILISVALVILVCNYKKRGSSSQSSNSDEEMKQVMSKNVEMVNSEPEVLVIMAGEAKPTYLAKPIINSSLPYCTCGAESSLTHSSGLTTNEQTISN, via the coding sequence ATGAGGCCTATAAGTAGTGTATCATCAACAACATCACCAACCAATGTTATCAAGATATGGAAATCACCAATTCCTTATCTATTTGGTGGCTTAGCACTAATGCTCATTTTGATTTCAGTTGCATTGGTGATTCTTGTATGCAACTACAAAAAGCGCGGTTCTTCATCACAATCTTCGAATTCGGATGAAGAAATGAAGCAAGTAATGTCCAAGAATGTTGAGATGGTTAATTCGGAGCCGGAGGTGCTTGTGATCATGGCTGGAGAAGCCAAACCAACTTATTTGGCGAAACCGATTATCAATTCTTCTTTGCCTTATTGTACGTGCGGAGCTGAATCAAGTTTGACTCATTCATCAGGGTTAACGACGAACGAGCAAACGATAAGTAATTAA